In the Longimicrobium sp. genome, CCGGCGCCTCCGGCGGATGGTGGCGGACCCACGCTGGCGGACCATGCTGCGCTACAACCCGATCCGCGCCGAGCACGAGCTGCGGTGGTACCTGGAGAGCCGCTTCCCGGGGCGGAGGGTGGAGACGCTGAACGTCGGCTGGAACGCGCGCGTGCTCGCCTTCGACAGCGGCCCGCTGGAGCCCGGCACGGTGGCGCCGCAGAGCTACCCGTGAGGCTCGCCGTGGTCGACTGGGGGGTCGGCGGCCTGGGAGTGTTCCGGCTCCTCGCCGCGCGGCACCCCGGCGTGGAGGTGGTCTACGTCTCCGACGCCGGCTTCACCCCCTTCGGCAGGGTGGCACGGCGCCCGCTGGCCGCGCGCGTCGACCGCATCCTGCGCCACCTGGCCGACCGCCACGGGGTGAGCCACGCCGTCCTGGCCTGCAACTCCGCCAGCACCGTGCTGGCGGACCTGGCGGCGCCGCGCCGCGGGATGGCGGTGGCCGGTGTGATCGCGCCCGCGCTGGCGGCGCTCGCCCGGGTCGCCCCCGCGCGCATCGGCGTGATCGGCGGGCGCCGGACCATCCGGAGCGGTGTGTACGGCCGCGCGCTGCGCGCCGCCGGGCACCACGTGCGCCAGCGCGTGGCGCAGCCGCTCTCGGCCCACGTCGAGGCCGGCCGCCTGGACTCGCCCGACGTGCGCCGCGACGCCGGGCGGATCCTCCGGCCGCTTCGTGGCGTGGAGATCCTGGTGCTGGCGTGCACGCACTACCCCGCGCTCGCGCCGCTCCTGGCCGAAGCGTGTCCCGGGACCGCGCTCTTCGACCCGGCGGCCGCCACGCTCGACGAGATCGACCGGGCCTGGCCGCTCGCCGCGGCCCCGCGGAGCCCGAGCCGCTTCCTGACCAGCGGCGACGCGGCCGCCATGCGCCGCGCCGCCCGGCTCGCCTTCGGCGTGGAGGTGGGGCGGGTGGAAGCCTTCTCGCCGTGACCGCGGTCCGGAGGGGGCGCGAGCGGGACCGGCCGGCTACCCCCGCCCCGCCAGGTTCCGGAAGCGGCGGACGAAGGCGTCCGACTGCTCCAGTCCCAGCGCCGCCGCCGCGACGAAGTAGACCACGCCGAAGGTGCCGAAGACGAGGGCGGCCTGCGGCAGCGGCGTCAGGCCGTCCACCAGGAGCCGCACGCCCCACCCCGCCGCGGCGGCCGCGAGCGCGGCGGCCAGCATCTTCGCCACCTCGCGCGCGCGGGGCGACACGGAGCCGACGCGGCGGCCGAGCGAGCGCCGCAGGAGCCCCCACTCCATCCAGGCCGCGATCCCGCTCCCCAGCGCGATCCCCACCGGCCCCAGCGGCTCCCCGTCGATGCGTACCCCGCCGAAGAGGCCGGCGGGGATGCGGACGCCGAACGCGGTCACGCCCTCGAACTGGAGCATCAGCACGATCGCCAGCACCGCCGAGAGCATCACCCGGAGCATCGCGTAGCGCGCCGGCGTGCGCGTGTCGCGCAACGCGAAGAAGGTGGAGGAGAGCAGCCGCGATGCCGTGGTGGCCAGGAGCCCCAGCGAGAACGCCACCAGGGTGAGGTACACGATCAGCGTGTCGCCGCTGTCGAACTCGCCCCGCTGGTAGAGCGCCGCCACGGCCACGTCGCCGAGCGCGAGGTAGCCGACTACCGAGGGGATCACGTAGAAGGCGATCCGCTCCAGCGCCCCGGACGCGCGGCTGCGCAGCACCTCGCCGCCGGCGATCCCCTGCCGCGCCAGCTCGGGGAGCTCCGAGGCGGCCACCGAGATCCCGAAGAGGCTCACCGGGAGCATGTAGAAGGTCTGCGCGTACTGCAGCGTGCTGAGCGCGCCCGCGGCCAGGAACGAGGCCAGGATGTTGTCGAACCACCCGCTCAGCTGCACCACGCCGCGCCCCATCACCGCCGGGCCGGCGTTCTTCACCGTCTCGCGCACCCCCTCCAGCCGGGTCCCCCACCCCAGCTTGAGCTCCCGCTCCAGCCGGAGCACCAGGGGGAGCTGCACCCCGAACTGGAGGAAGCCGCCCAGCAGCGCACCCCACGCCAGCGCGATCACCAGCCGCTCCTGGTCCATGCGGCCGCCCAGCGCCAGGAGCGTGGCGATGATCGCCGCGTTCCAGAACACGGGGGCCACGTACGAGAGGAAGAAGCGGCGGTGGCTGTTGAGGATGCCCAGCGTCCAGGCGTAGAGCACCAGGACCCCCGTCATGGGGAAGATGATGCGGGTGACGCGCACGGTGAGCGCCCGCTGCTCCCCCTCCCAGCCGGGGAAGAAGACGGCGACCAGGAGGGGCGCGGCGGCGATCCCGATGAGCGCCAGCGCGCCCGCCACCGCGAAGAGAAGGGAAAAGACGGCGCCCGCCACGCGCCCCGCCTCTTCCTTGCGCCCCTGGTGGAGCAGCTGCGAGTAGACCGGGATGAACGACGCCGAGAGGGTCCCCTCGCCCAGCAGGTTCTGCAGCATGTTGGGCAGGCGCGTCCCGGCGTTGAACACGTCCGCGTACGCCGAGGTGCCGAGGTAGCGGGCGAAGACGGCCTGGCGGACGAACCCCGCGATGCGGCTCAGGAAGATCCCCCCCGCCACCATCGCCGACGCCACCGCTCCCGATACGTGCCGCGCGGGCGTCTCCCCGCTTCCTTCCGCCGGCGGCGGGAGGGGCTCCGACTGCGCCTCCAGGACCGACTGCGCCTCGGGGTCGTCGGGCTCGGGCGGCACCGTCCCGGGGTACGGCAGCGTGGCGTCGTCGTCGACGGGGGCGCCGCCGGGCGCGGGAGGGACCGGCCGCTCGTCTTCGGGCCGCTCGTCTTCTGGCGACTCGTCCGGCGGCCGCTCGGGTGACGTGGTCATCGGTGCTGTCTGGAGAAACGCCCGCGCGGGAGCCTGGTCTCCCGGGCGGGCGGTCGCGTTCTGCCTGTGGACCGTCTGTCGCGCCCCGCCCGGTGCATACCCCGCGCCATGCGGAGGCCGCGCCCCGCGCCGCCGCGGCCGCGGTGTCCTGTCGCGGATACACGCGCCGCCGCATGGACGGGTCAGCCGAGCGGGCGGAACACGGCCCCCGCGGCGAGGGAACGGCGTCGGGCGCGCGTTCTATCCCGTTGCCGTGAAACAGGATGCGATCTCCCGCGAACGGCGCGGCCGCGGCCGGCGCGGACGGGCGTGCCGGTTGCACCCGGGGACCGGCACACCGCGCGGTCCGGCCCGGCGCCCCTGCCGGCCGACGCGCGGAAGGCGCGCGTACATTCCAGGCACTTCCGCCCCGGCGCGCCTTCGTCAGCCGAAATCGCATCCACTGGAGGTACTCACGATGCGTAAGACGTCGCTCGCACTCTCCGCGCTCGCGATCGCGGGCGCCCTGACGGCCGCGCACCCGGCGCCCGCGGCCGCCCAGCGTCTCGTCACCTGTCAGTCGTACGACGGCCGGACCAACCACTGCCGCGTGGACACGCGCGGCGGCGTGCGCCTGGTCCGCCGGCTCAGCGAGGCCTCCTGCAGCCGCGGGCGCACCTGGGGCACCGACCGCGGGGGGATCTGGGTGAGCCGCGGCTGCCGGGCGCAGTTCGCGGTCGGGGAGCGGTACGGAGACCGGGACCGCTGGGACGACCGGGACCGGGACCGCTGGGATGACCGGGACCGGGACCGCTGGGACGATCGGGACCGGGGCCGCTGGGACGATCGGGACCGGTCGTACCGCGCCCGGGCGGAGCAGGTTTGCCGGGCCGCCGTGCGCGACCGCGTCCGCGGCGCCCGCTCGGGGCGGATCCAGGTGGACTACGCGTCGGGCGACCGCCGCGGCAACAGCCTGGTGAGGTGGCGCACGAGCCGCGCGTACGGGACGTGCCGCGTGGACCGGTACAACCGCCTGGTGGACTTCGACCGGCGCGGCTGAGGATCGGCTTCGGCCGCAGGCGCAGTGAAGAGAGCGGGTGGGGGACTCCGGTCCTCCACCCGCCTCTCCATCGTATACCGAACTCGGTCGATCCGCGGTGTTTCGCTGTCATTCCGAGGCCCGAGCACACGGAACCGGCCCCCGCACGGATCTTCGCAGGGCCGAGGAATCTTCTCACCCTGGCAGGTGGGCTGGGCGCGGTAGCGGCACGGACGCCCGCTCGCTTCATCCCCCGTTGTCGATCCGGATCTGGGTAGTGGAAGCCGTTCCGGCTCACCCCGCCGGCGCCAGCTCCTCCGGCTCCTCGGACGCGGGCTCGGGCTCGCCCGACCGCAGCTCGACCGTCATCCCCTCCGCCAGGCGGTGCAGCAGCCGCGGCTCGCGCGGGAGGTACTGGAAGACGGTCAGCACGCGCTCCTGCGGAACCCCGAGCGGGCGCAGGTGGTTGCGGGCCAGCCGCAGCGCGCGCGCCAGCTCGGGGCGCCGCTTCTTGAAGTGGCGCACGATCTTGCGCTCCGCCTTCGCTACCTCCAGCAGCGCCCGGTCGCGCCGCGCGCCCACCGCCCGGTCCAGGTTCGGGTCGATCCCGTGCGCCGCGTCGATCACCCGCCCGAAGCCGCCGACCAGCGCCCTGCGCAGCTCGGCCACGCTCTCCCACACCTGGGGCGGCATGTGCCGCCGCGCCACCCGCTCCCACACCTCGTGCTCCGGCCGCGCCAGTTCGCCCGTCTCCACGCCGGCCTCCGCCCGCGCCGCCTCGGCCTCGGGCGGTACGATCGTGGCGCTGAAGCGGGGGAAGACCAGGGGCATGCGGATGCCGAACGCCTCGAACAGCGGCCGCGTCTGCCCGAAGTAGACCGTCTCCGCCGGCCCGCCGACGTACGCGAGCGTGGGGAAGACGGCCGACTCCACCACCGGGCGCAGGAACACGTTCGGGCTGAGCGCCTTCGGGTCTTCCTCCAGCAGGCGACGCAGGTCGTCCAGGCTGAAGTGCCGGCGCGAGTCCTTCGCGACGAAGCCGTCCCGCTCCGCGTACAGCCGCTCGCGCCCCGCCGGGCCGTGGTAGAAGACGTTGGTCCCGCCCTCCATCACCACCGCCTGCGGGGGGTAGCCGGCCGCCGCCATCCGCCCGCTCTGGCCCACGAGCAGCCGCTCGTGCTCGTCCGCGCGCTCCAGGTCGCCCAGCAGCACCCGGGAGGAGGCGCGCTTCAAAGCCTCGTCCGCCGCGTGGGTGACGCACAGGTCGAAGTCCGCGAACAGCCGCAGGATCGCCCCGACGAACGCATCCCCCACGGTCGCCCCGGGCCGGTAATCCGCGAGTAGATTCTGCTTGAGGTGATTGGACGAATCTGCCGATATTCCAAGCGTTTGGATGAATTCGTCCAATGCGGACTCGACCTCCTCGCCGAGCCGCATCTCGC is a window encoding:
- a CDS encoding aspartate/glutamate racemase family protein produces the protein MRLAVVDWGVGGLGVFRLLAARHPGVEVVYVSDAGFTPFGRVARRPLAARVDRILRHLADRHGVSHAVLACNSASTVLADLAAPRRGMAVAGVIAPALAALARVAPARIGVIGGRRTIRSGVYGRALRAAGHHVRQRVAQPLSAHVEAGRLDSPDVRRDAGRILRPLRGVEILVLACTHYPALAPLLAEACPGTALFDPAAATLDEIDRAWPLAAAPRSPSRFLTSGDAAAMRRAARLAFGVEVGRVEAFSP
- the murJ gene encoding murein biosynthesis integral membrane protein MurJ, coding for MTTSPERPPDESPEDERPEDERPVPPAPGGAPVDDDATLPYPGTVPPEPDDPEAQSVLEAQSEPLPPPAEGSGETPARHVSGAVASAMVAGGIFLSRIAGFVRQAVFARYLGTSAYADVFNAGTRLPNMLQNLLGEGTLSASFIPVYSQLLHQGRKEEAGRVAGAVFSLLFAVAGALALIGIAAAPLLVAVFFPGWEGEQRALTVRVTRIIFPMTGVLVLYAWTLGILNSHRRFFLSYVAPVFWNAAIIATLLALGGRMDQERLVIALAWGALLGGFLQFGVQLPLVLRLERELKLGWGTRLEGVRETVKNAGPAVMGRGVVQLSGWFDNILASFLAAGALSTLQYAQTFYMLPVSLFGISVAASELPELARQGIAGGEVLRSRASGALERIAFYVIPSVVGYLALGDVAVAALYQRGEFDSGDTLIVYLTLVAFSLGLLATTASRLLSSTFFALRDTRTPARYAMLRVMLSAVLAIVLMLQFEGVTAFGVRIPAGLFGGVRIDGEPLGPVGIALGSGIAAWMEWGLLRRSLGRRVGSVSPRAREVAKMLAAALAAAAAGWGVRLLVDGLTPLPQAALVFGTFGVVYFVAAAALGLEQSDAFVRRFRNLAGRG
- a CDS encoding DUF3011 domain-containing protein, translating into MRKTSLALSALAIAGALTAAHPAPAAAQRLVTCQSYDGRTNHCRVDTRGGVRLVRRLSEASCSRGRTWGTDRGGIWVSRGCRAQFAVGERYGDRDRWDDRDRDRWDDRDRDRWDDRDRGRWDDRDRSYRARAEQVCRAAVRDRVRGARSGRIQVDYASGDRRGNSLVRWRTSRAYGTCRVDRYNRLVDFDRRG
- the bshC gene encoding bacillithiol biosynthesis cysteine-adding enzyme BshC; amino-acid sequence: MLVEPLRGSRLVGDLLAGRPAAAAFYAGHPLDAAAYRRKLEETAARFDRQARERAAAALRPASPGAEERLRRFVEEGGAMVTTGQQAGLFTGPLYTVHKILTAIRLAEALERELGRVVLPVFWAASEDHDFAEVRHAEAVTHLGELRTVSVAATSSIPVPVGEMRLGEEVESALDEFIQTLGISADSSNHLKQNLLADYRPGATVGDAFVGAILRLFADFDLCVTHAADEALKRASSRVLLGDLERADEHERLLVGQSGRMAAAGYPPQAVVMEGGTNVFYHGPAGRERLYAERDGFVAKDSRRHFSLDDLRRLLEEDPKALSPNVFLRPVVESAVFPTLAYVGGPAETVYFGQTRPLFEAFGIRMPLVFPRFSATIVPPEAEAARAEAGVETGELARPEHEVWERVARRHMPPQVWESVAELRRALVGGFGRVIDAAHGIDPNLDRAVGARRDRALLEVAKAERKIVRHFKKRRPELARALRLARNHLRPLGVPQERVLTVFQYLPREPRLLHRLAEGMTVELRSGEPEPASEEPEELAPAG